A region of Pongo pygmaeus isolate AG05252 chromosome 15, NHGRI_mPonPyg2-v2.0_pri, whole genome shotgun sequence DNA encodes the following proteins:
- the CARMIL3 gene encoding capping protein, Arp2/3 and myosin-I linker protein 3 isoform X2: MAKPSVELTRELQDSIRRCLSQGAVLQQHHVKLETKPKKFEDRVLALTSWRLHLFPLKVPAKVESSFNVLEIRAFNTLSQNQILVETERGMVSMRLPSAESVDQVTRHVSSALSKVCPGPGCLIRRGNADTPEGPRDTSPNSETSTSTTHSVCGGFSETYAALCDYNGLHCREEVQWDVDTIYHAEDNREFNLLDFSHLESRDLALMVAALAYNQWFSKLYCKDLRLGSEVLEQVLHTLSKSGSLKELVLDNAGLKTDFVQKLAGVFGENGSCVLHALTLSHNPIEDKGFLSLSQQLLCFPTGLTKLCLAKTAISPRGLQALGQTFGANPAFASSLRYLDLSKNPGLLATDEANALYSFLAQPNALVHLDLSGTDCVIDLLLGALLHGCCSHLTYLNLARNSCSHRKGREAPPAFKQFFSSAYTLSHVNLSATKLPLEALRALLQGLSLNSHLSDLHLDLSSCELRSAGAQALQEQLGAVTCVGSLDLSDNGFDSDLLTLVPALGKNKSLKHLFLGKNFNVKAKTLEEILHKLVQLIQEEDCSLQSLSVADSRLKLRTSILINALGSNTCLAKVDLSGNGMEDIGAKMLSKALQINSSLRTILWDRNNTSALGFLDIARALESNHTLRFMSFPVSDISQAYRSAPERTEDVWQKIQWCLVRNNHSQTCPQEQAFRLQQGLVTSSAEQMLQRLCGRVQEEVRALRLCPLEPVQDELLYARDLIKDAKNSRALFPSLYELGHVLANDGPVRQRLESVASEVSKAVDKELQVILESMVSLTQELCPVAMRVAEGHNKMLSNVAERVTVPRNFIRGTLLEQAGQDIQNKLDEVKLSVVTYLTNSIVDEILQELYHSHKSLARHLIQLRTLSDPPGCPGQGQDLSSRGRGRNHDHEETTDDELGTNIDTMAIKKQKRCRKIRPVSAFISGSPQDMESQLGNLGIPPGWFSGLGGSQPTASGSWEGLSELPTHGYKLRHQTQGRPRPPRTTPPGPGRPSMPAPGTRQENGMATRLDEGLEDFFSRRVMEESSRLPRVCPGGARSLGEAERRCGGGAWEETSVCGKGCWRITTGQESYPRTLRTVRPGLSEAPLPPLQKKRRRGLFHFRRPQSFKGDRGPGSPTTGLLLPPPPPPPPTQESPPSPDTPSLGNNSSPCWSPEEESSLLPGFGGGRGPSFRRKMGTEGSEPGEGGPAPGTAQQPRVHGVALPGLERAKGWSFDGKREGPGPDQEGSTQAWQKRRSSDDAGPGSWKPPPPPQSTKPSFSAMRRAEATWHIAEESAPNHSCQSPSPASQDGEEEKEGTLFPERTLPARNAKLQDPALAPRPPKPVAVPRGHRPPQEPGVREEAEAGDAAPGVNKPRLRLSSQQDQEEPEVQGPPDPGRRTAPLKPKRTRRAQSCDKLEPDRRRPPDPTGTSEPGTD; this comes from the exons ATGGCCAAGCCCAGCGTGGAGCTCACCCGCGAGTTGCAAG ACAGCATCCGGAGGTGCCTGAGCCAAGGGGCCGTGCTCCAACAACATCATGTGAAGTTGGAGACAAAGCCCAAGAAGTTTGAGGACCGAGTGCTG GCCCTGACCTCCTGGCGCCTCCACCTCTTCCCCCTTAAAGTCCCGGCCAAG GTGGAGAGCTCCTTCAATGTCCTGGAGATCCGTGCCTTCAACACTCTCAGTCAGAACCAG ATCCTGGTGGAGACGGAGCGTGGCATGGTGAGCATGCGACTGCCATCAGCTGAAAGTGTGGACCAGGTGACACGACATGTGAGCTCTGCCCTGTCCAAGGTCTGCCCTGGCCCTGG GTGTTTGATCCGGCGTGGAAACGCAGACACCCCAGAGGGGCCCCGAGATACATCCCCCAACTCTGAGACTTCCACATCTACCACCCACAGTGTCTGCG GTGGCTTCTCTGAGACCTACGCTGCTCTGTGTGACTACAATGGGCTACACTGCCGTGAGGAGGTTCAATGG GATGTGGACACCATCTACCATGCTGAAGATAACCGCGAGTTCAATCTTTTGGATTTCAGCCACTTGGAGAGCCG AGACTTGGCCCTAATGGTAGCAGCCCTGGCCTACAACCAGTGGTTCAGCAAACTCTACTGCAAGGACTTGCGGCTG GGCTCTGAAGTGCTAGAACAGGTGCTACATACCCTAAGCAAGTCGGGGAGCCTCAAAGAGCTGGTGCTGGACAACGCCGGGCTTAAGAC GGACTTTGTCCAGAAGCTGGCCGGGGTGTTTGGGGAGAACGGGAGCTGTGTGCTGCATGCCCTCACTCTGTCCCACAACCCCATCGAAGACAAGG GTTTTCTCAGTCTGAGCCAGCAGCTCCTCTGCTTCCCCACTGGCCTCACCaaactgtgcctggccaagactgcCATTTCCCCTCGAG GGCTCCAGGCACTCGGCCAGACCTTCGGGGCCAACCCAGCATTTGCCAGCTCCCTTCGATACCTGGACCTGAGCAAGAATCCTGGGCTCCTCGCCACGGATGAGGCCAAT GCCCTCTACAGTTTCCTGGCCCAACCCAATGCCCTGGTGCACCTGGACCTGTCAGGAACTGACTGCGTCATCGACTTG CTTCTCGGTGCCCTGCTCCACGGCTGCTGCTCCCACCTCACCTACCTCAACCTGGCTCGCAACAGCTGCTCCCACag GAAGGGTCGAGAGGCCCCCCCGGCCTTCAAGCAGTTCTTCAGCAGCGCCTACACACTGAGCCACGTCAACCTGTCGGCCACAAAGCTGCCCCTGGAGGCCCTCAG GGCGCTGCTTCAGGGCCTCTCCCTCAACAGTCACCTCAGTGACCTGCACCTGGATCTCAGCAGCTGTGAG CTCCGCTCAGCGGGAGCCCAAGCCTTGCAGGAGCAGCTGGGAGCTGTCACCTGTGTAGGCAGCTTGGATCTGTCAGACAATG GGTTCGACTCGGACCTCCTGACATTGGTGCCCGCACTTGGCAAGAACAAGTCCCTCAAGCACCTGTTTTTGGGCAAGAACTTCAATGTCAAGGCCAA GACCCTGGAGGAGATCCTCCACAAGCTGGTGCAGCTGATCCAGGAAGAGGACTGT TCCCTGCAGTCACTGTCGGTGGCAGACTCCCGGCTGAAGCTTCGCACCAGCATCCTCATCAACGCCCTGGGCAGCAACACCTGCCTGGCCAAGGTGGATCTGAGCGGCAATGGCATGGAGGACATCGGGGCCAAGATGCTGTCTAAGGCCCTGCAGATAAACTCCTCCCTCAG AACTATCCTATGGGATCGGAACAATACATCTGCCCTGGGCTTCCTGGACATTGCAAGGGCCCTGGAGAG CAACCACACGCTGCGCTTCATGTCCTTCCCCGTGAGCGACATCTCCCAAGCCTATCGCAGCGCCCCTGAGCGCACCGAGGACGTCTGGCAGAAG atccaatggtgcttagTGAGGAACAACCACTCCCAGACGTGCCCCCAGGAGCAGGCCTTCAGGTTGCAGCAGGGCCTGGTGACCAGCAGCGCCGAGCAA atgCTGCAGCGGCTGTGTGGACGAGTGCAGGAGGAGGTGCGGGCCCTGAGACTGTGCCCCCTGGAGCCCGTGCAGGATGAGCTACTCTACGCTCGGGACCTCATCAAAGATGCCAAGAACTCCCGGGCG CTGTTTCCCAGCCTCTATGAGCTGGGCCACGTGCTGGCCAATGACGGGCCTGTGCGGCAGAGGCTGGAATCAGTAGCAAGTGAGGTGTCCAAAGCTGTGGACAAGGAGCTGCAG GTGATCCTGGAGTCCATGGTCAGCCTGACACAGGAGTTATGCCCTGTGGCCATGCGGGTGGCCGAGGGACACAACAAGATGCTGAGCAATGTGGCGGAGCGTGTCACTGTGCCCCGGAACTTCATCCGAGGGACACTGCTGGAGCAAGCAGGACAGGACATTCAGAACAAGCTGGA CGAAGTGAAGCTCTCAGTCGTCACCTACCTAACCAACTCCATAGTGGATGAGATCCTGCAAGAGCTCTACCATTCCCACAAGAGCCTG GCCCGGCACCTGATCCAGCTAAGGACGCTGTCAGATCCACCAGGGTGCCCAGGCCAAGGGCAAGATCTGTCCTCCCGGGGCCGAGGCCGGAACCATGACCATGAGGAGACCACAGATGATGAACTTGGGACCAACATT GACACCATGGCCATCAAAAAGCAGAAACGCTGCCGCAAGATCCGGCCGGTGTCTGCCTTCATCA GCGGGAGCCCTCAGGACATGGAAAGCCAACTGGGGAACCTGGGGATCCCCCCTGGCTGGTTCTCAGGACTCGGGGGCAGCCAGCCCACAGCTAGTGGCTCCTGGGAAGGTCTCTCTGAGCTGCCCACTCATGGTTACAAACTAAGGCATCAAACACAAGGGAGGCCCCGCCCCCCCAGGACCACACCTCCAGGACCTGGTCGACCCAGT atgccagcacctggGACTCGTCAGGAGAATGGGATGGCCACCCGCCTGGATGAAGGGCTGGAGGACTTCTTCAGCCGAAGGGTCATGGAGGAAAGTTCTAG ACTGCCCAGGGTCTGTCCAGGAGGTGCCAGGTCACTTGGAGAAGCTGAGAGGAGATGCGGGGGAGGTGCCTGGGAAGAAACATCAGTCTGCGGGAAAGGCTGCTGGAGGATTACAACGGGACAGGAAAG CTACCCCCGGACTCTGAGGACCGTGCGGCCAGGACTCTCGGAGGCACCGCTGCCTCCACTCCAGAAGAAGAGGCGCCGGGGCCTGTTTCACTTTCGCCGGCCCCAGAGCTTCAAGGGGGACAGGGGGCCGGGGTCCCCCACCACTGgactcctcctccctccacccccaccccctcccccgaCTCAGGAGAGCCCCCCTAGCCCAGACACCCCAAGCCTCGGCAATAACTCCTCTCCCTGCTGGAGCCCAGAGGAGGAGAGCAGCCTCCTCCCTGGATTTGGTGGGGGCCGGGGCCCTTCCTTCCGCAGGAAGATG GGCACTGAGGGGTCAGAGCCAGGGGAGGGGGGCCCAGCCCCTGGGACAGCACAGCAGCCAAGGGTTCACGGTGTTGCCCTTCCCGGGTTGGAAAGAGCCAAGGGTTGGAGCTTCGATGGGAAACGAGAG GGCCCAGGCCCAGACCAGGAGGGCAGCACCCAGGCCTGGCAGAAACGGCGCTCTTCAGACGACGCAG GGCCTGGATCCTGGAAGCCCCCACCACCGCCCCAAAGCACCAAACCAAGCTTCAGCGCCATGCGCAGAGCAGAGGCCACGTGGCACATAG CTGAAGAGAGTGCCCCCAACCACAGCTGCCAGagtcccagcccagcctcccaagatggggaagaggagaaggaggggacCCTCTTCCCAGAGAGGACACTTCCAGCTAGGAATGCTAAG CTACAGGACCCCGCTCTAGCTCCACGGCCTCCCAAGCCAGTGGCTGTGCCCAGGGGCCACCGGCCTCCCCAGGAGCCAGGGGtcagggaggaggctgaggctggagatgcAGCTCCAGGAGTCAACAAACCCCGGCTGAGGCTGAGCTCACAGCAAGACCAAGAGGAGCCCGAAGTCCAAG GGCCTCCTGATCCAGGCCGGCGGACTGCCCCACTGAAGCCCAAGAGGACACGGCGGGCACAGTCCTGTGACAAGCTGGAACCTGATAGAAGACGGCCTCCTGACCCCACAG GAACCAGTGAGCCAGGAACAGACTGA